From a single Piliocolobus tephrosceles isolate RC106 chromosome 21, ASM277652v3, whole genome shotgun sequence genomic region:
- the YIF1B gene encoding protein YIF1B isoform X1 produces the protein MHPAGLTAAAAAGTPRLRKWPSKRRIPVSQPGMADPHQLFDDTSSAQSRGYGAQRAPGGLGYPAASATPQAAFLADPVSNMAMAYGSSLAAQGKELVDKNIDRFIPVTKLKYYFAVDTMYVGRKLGLLFFPYLHQDWEVQYQQDTPVAPRFDVNAPDLYIPAMAFITYVLVAGLALGTQDRFSPDLLGLQASSALAWLTVEVVAILLSLYLVTVNTDLTTIDLVAFLGYKYVGMIGGVLMGLLFGKIGYYLVLGWCCVAIFVFMIRTLRLKILAEAAAEGVPVRGARNQLRMYLTMAVAAAQPLLMYWLTFHLVR, from the exons ATGCACCCGGCAGGCTTgacggcggcagcggcggcggggACGCCCCGGCTGCGTAAGTGGC CCTCAAAGCGGAGGATCCCTGTGTCCCAGCCAGGCATGGCCGACCCCCACCAGCTTTTTGATGACACAAGTTCAGCCCAAAGCCGGGGCTATGGGGCCCAGCGGGCACCTGGCGGCCTAGGCtaccctgcagcctctgccacgCCCCAGGCAGCCTTCCTGGCTGACCCGGTGTCCAACATGGCCATGGCTTATGGGAGCAGCCTGGCTGCGCAGGGCAAGGAGCTGGTGGATAAGAAC ATTGACCGCTTCATCCCCGTCACCAAGCTCAAGTATTACTTTGCTGTGGACACCATGTATGTGGGCAGAAAGCTGGGCCTGTTGTTCTTCCCCTACCTGCACCAG GATTGGGAGGTGCAGTACCAACAGGACACCCCGGTGGCCCCCCGCTTTGACGTCAATGCCCCGGACCTCTACATTCCAG CGATGGCTTTCATCACCTACGTTTTGGTGGCTGGTCTTGCGCTGGGGACCCAGGATAG GTTCTCCCCAGACCTCCTAGGGCTGCAGGCGAGCTCAGCCCTGGCCTGGCTGACCGTGGAGGTGGTGGCCATCCTGCTCAGCCTCTATCTGGTCACTGTCAACACCGACCTCACCACCATCGACCTGGTGGCCTTCTTGGGCTACAAGTATGTCGG gatGATTGGCGGGGTCCTCATGGGACTGCTCTTCGGGAAGATTGGCTACTACCTGGTGCTGGGCTGGTGCTGTGTGGCCATCTTTGTGTTCATG ATCCGGACCCTGCGGCTGAAGATCTTGGCAGAGGCAGCGGCTGAGGGGGTCCCGGTGCGTGGGGCCCGGAACCAGCTGCGCATGTACCTGACCATGGCAGTGGCAGCGGCACAACCTCTGCTCATGTACTGGCTCACCTTCCACCTGGTGCGGTGA
- the YIF1B gene encoding protein YIF1B isoform X5, whose amino-acid sequence MHPAGLTAAAAAGTPRLPSKRRIPVSQPGMADPHQLFDDTSSAQSRGYGAQRAPGGLGYPAASATPQAAFLADPVSNMAMAYGSSLAAQGKELVDKNIDRFIPVTKLKYYFAVDTMYVGRKLGLLFFPYLHQDWEVQYQQDTPVAPRFDVNAPDLYIPAMAFITYVLVAGLALGTQDRFSPDLLGLQASSALAWLTVEVVAILLSLYLVTVNTDLTTIDLVAFLGYKYVGMIGGVLMGLLFGKIGYYLVLGWCCVAIFVFMFPLLPVAYAHNPSTLGGRSRRITRSGPCG is encoded by the exons ATGCACCCGGCAGGCTTgacggcggcagcggcggcggggACGCCCCGGCTGC CCTCAAAGCGGAGGATCCCTGTGTCCCAGCCAGGCATGGCCGACCCCCACCAGCTTTTTGATGACACAAGTTCAGCCCAAAGCCGGGGCTATGGGGCCCAGCGGGCACCTGGCGGCCTAGGCtaccctgcagcctctgccacgCCCCAGGCAGCCTTCCTGGCTGACCCGGTGTCCAACATGGCCATGGCTTATGGGAGCAGCCTGGCTGCGCAGGGCAAGGAGCTGGTGGATAAGAAC ATTGACCGCTTCATCCCCGTCACCAAGCTCAAGTATTACTTTGCTGTGGACACCATGTATGTGGGCAGAAAGCTGGGCCTGTTGTTCTTCCCCTACCTGCACCAG GATTGGGAGGTGCAGTACCAACAGGACACCCCGGTGGCCCCCCGCTTTGACGTCAATGCCCCGGACCTCTACATTCCAG CGATGGCTTTCATCACCTACGTTTTGGTGGCTGGTCTTGCGCTGGGGACCCAGGATAG GTTCTCCCCAGACCTCCTAGGGCTGCAGGCGAGCTCAGCCCTGGCCTGGCTGACCGTGGAGGTGGTGGCCATCCTGCTCAGCCTCTATCTGGTCACTGTCAACACCGACCTCACCACCATCGACCTGGTGGCCTTCTTGGGCTACAAGTATGTCGG gatGATTGGCGGGGTCCTCATGGGACTGCTCTTCGGGAAGATTGGCTACTACCTGGTGCTGGGCTGGTGCTGTGTGGCCATCTTTGTGTTCATG TTTCCCCTTTTGCCGGTGGCttacgcccataatcccagcactttgggaggccgaagcaggaggatcacaag ATCCGGACCCTGCGGCTGA
- the YIF1B gene encoding protein YIF1B isoform X2, with product MHPAGLTAAAAAGTPRLPSKRRIPVSQPGMADPHQLFDDTSSAQSRGYGAQRAPGGLGYPAASATPQAAFLADPVSNMAMAYGSSLAAQGKELVDKNIDRFIPVTKLKYYFAVDTMYVGRKLGLLFFPYLHQDWEVQYQQDTPVAPRFDVNAPDLYIPAMAFITYVLVAGLALGTQDRFSPDLLGLQASSALAWLTVEVVAILLSLYLVTVNTDLTTIDLVAFLGYKYVGMIGGVLMGLLFGKIGYYLVLGWCCVAIFVFMIRTLRLKILAEAAAEGVPVRGARNQLRMYLTMAVAAAQPLLMYWLTFHLVR from the exons ATGCACCCGGCAGGCTTgacggcggcagcggcggcggggACGCCCCGGCTGC CCTCAAAGCGGAGGATCCCTGTGTCCCAGCCAGGCATGGCCGACCCCCACCAGCTTTTTGATGACACAAGTTCAGCCCAAAGCCGGGGCTATGGGGCCCAGCGGGCACCTGGCGGCCTAGGCtaccctgcagcctctgccacgCCCCAGGCAGCCTTCCTGGCTGACCCGGTGTCCAACATGGCCATGGCTTATGGGAGCAGCCTGGCTGCGCAGGGCAAGGAGCTGGTGGATAAGAAC ATTGACCGCTTCATCCCCGTCACCAAGCTCAAGTATTACTTTGCTGTGGACACCATGTATGTGGGCAGAAAGCTGGGCCTGTTGTTCTTCCCCTACCTGCACCAG GATTGGGAGGTGCAGTACCAACAGGACACCCCGGTGGCCCCCCGCTTTGACGTCAATGCCCCGGACCTCTACATTCCAG CGATGGCTTTCATCACCTACGTTTTGGTGGCTGGTCTTGCGCTGGGGACCCAGGATAG GTTCTCCCCAGACCTCCTAGGGCTGCAGGCGAGCTCAGCCCTGGCCTGGCTGACCGTGGAGGTGGTGGCCATCCTGCTCAGCCTCTATCTGGTCACTGTCAACACCGACCTCACCACCATCGACCTGGTGGCCTTCTTGGGCTACAAGTATGTCGG gatGATTGGCGGGGTCCTCATGGGACTGCTCTTCGGGAAGATTGGCTACTACCTGGTGCTGGGCTGGTGCTGTGTGGCCATCTTTGTGTTCATG ATCCGGACCCTGCGGCTGAAGATCTTGGCAGAGGCAGCGGCTGAGGGGGTCCCGGTGCGTGGGGCCCGGAACCAGCTGCGCATGTACCTGACCATGGCAGTGGCAGCGGCACAACCTCTGCTCATGTACTGGCTCACCTTCCACCTGGTGCGGTGA
- the YIF1B gene encoding protein YIF1B isoform X3 — protein MLGLASKRRIPVSQPGMADPHQLFDDTSSAQSRGYGAQRAPGGLGYPAASATPQAAFLADPVSNMAMAYGSSLAAQGKELVDKNIDRFIPVTKLKYYFAVDTMYVGRKLGLLFFPYLHQDWEVQYQQDTPVAPRFDVNAPDLYIPAMAFITYVLVAGLALGTQDRFSPDLLGLQASSALAWLTVEVVAILLSLYLVTVNTDLTTIDLVAFLGYKYVGMIGGVLMGLLFGKIGYYLVLGWCCVAIFVFMIRTLRLKILAEAAAEGVPVRGARNQLRMYLTMAVAAAQPLLMYWLTFHLVR, from the exons ATGCTAGGTCTGG CCTCAAAGCGGAGGATCCCTGTGTCCCAGCCAGGCATGGCCGACCCCCACCAGCTTTTTGATGACACAAGTTCAGCCCAAAGCCGGGGCTATGGGGCCCAGCGGGCACCTGGCGGCCTAGGCtaccctgcagcctctgccacgCCCCAGGCAGCCTTCCTGGCTGACCCGGTGTCCAACATGGCCATGGCTTATGGGAGCAGCCTGGCTGCGCAGGGCAAGGAGCTGGTGGATAAGAAC ATTGACCGCTTCATCCCCGTCACCAAGCTCAAGTATTACTTTGCTGTGGACACCATGTATGTGGGCAGAAAGCTGGGCCTGTTGTTCTTCCCCTACCTGCACCAG GATTGGGAGGTGCAGTACCAACAGGACACCCCGGTGGCCCCCCGCTTTGACGTCAATGCCCCGGACCTCTACATTCCAG CGATGGCTTTCATCACCTACGTTTTGGTGGCTGGTCTTGCGCTGGGGACCCAGGATAG GTTCTCCCCAGACCTCCTAGGGCTGCAGGCGAGCTCAGCCCTGGCCTGGCTGACCGTGGAGGTGGTGGCCATCCTGCTCAGCCTCTATCTGGTCACTGTCAACACCGACCTCACCACCATCGACCTGGTGGCCTTCTTGGGCTACAAGTATGTCGG gatGATTGGCGGGGTCCTCATGGGACTGCTCTTCGGGAAGATTGGCTACTACCTGGTGCTGGGCTGGTGCTGTGTGGCCATCTTTGTGTTCATG ATCCGGACCCTGCGGCTGAAGATCTTGGCAGAGGCAGCGGCTGAGGGGGTCCCGGTGCGTGGGGCCCGGAACCAGCTGCGCATGTACCTGACCATGGCAGTGGCAGCGGCACAACCTCTGCTCATGTACTGGCTCACCTTCCACCTGGTGCGGTGA
- the YIF1B gene encoding protein YIF1B isoform X4: MLASKRRIPVSQPGMADPHQLFDDTSSAQSRGYGAQRAPGGLGYPAASATPQAAFLADPVSNMAMAYGSSLAAQGKELVDKNIDRFIPVTKLKYYFAVDTMYVGRKLGLLFFPYLHQDWEVQYQQDTPVAPRFDVNAPDLYIPAMAFITYVLVAGLALGTQDRFSPDLLGLQASSALAWLTVEVVAILLSLYLVTVNTDLTTIDLVAFLGYKYVGMIGGVLMGLLFGKIGYYLVLGWCCVAIFVFMIRTLRLKILAEAAAEGVPVRGARNQLRMYLTMAVAAAQPLLMYWLTFHLVR; this comes from the exons ATGCTAG CCTCAAAGCGGAGGATCCCTGTGTCCCAGCCAGGCATGGCCGACCCCCACCAGCTTTTTGATGACACAAGTTCAGCCCAAAGCCGGGGCTATGGGGCCCAGCGGGCACCTGGCGGCCTAGGCtaccctgcagcctctgccacgCCCCAGGCAGCCTTCCTGGCTGACCCGGTGTCCAACATGGCCATGGCTTATGGGAGCAGCCTGGCTGCGCAGGGCAAGGAGCTGGTGGATAAGAAC ATTGACCGCTTCATCCCCGTCACCAAGCTCAAGTATTACTTTGCTGTGGACACCATGTATGTGGGCAGAAAGCTGGGCCTGTTGTTCTTCCCCTACCTGCACCAG GATTGGGAGGTGCAGTACCAACAGGACACCCCGGTGGCCCCCCGCTTTGACGTCAATGCCCCGGACCTCTACATTCCAG CGATGGCTTTCATCACCTACGTTTTGGTGGCTGGTCTTGCGCTGGGGACCCAGGATAG GTTCTCCCCAGACCTCCTAGGGCTGCAGGCGAGCTCAGCCCTGGCCTGGCTGACCGTGGAGGTGGTGGCCATCCTGCTCAGCCTCTATCTGGTCACTGTCAACACCGACCTCACCACCATCGACCTGGTGGCCTTCTTGGGCTACAAGTATGTCGG gatGATTGGCGGGGTCCTCATGGGACTGCTCTTCGGGAAGATTGGCTACTACCTGGTGCTGGGCTGGTGCTGTGTGGCCATCTTTGTGTTCATG ATCCGGACCCTGCGGCTGAAGATCTTGGCAGAGGCAGCGGCTGAGGGGGTCCCGGTGCGTGGGGCCCGGAACCAGCTGCGCATGTACCTGACCATGGCAGTGGCAGCGGCACAACCTCTGCTCATGTACTGGCTCACCTTCCACCTGGTGCGGTGA
- the YIF1B gene encoding protein YIF1B isoform X6 — MADPHQLFDDTSSAQSRGYGAQRAPGGLGYPAASATPQAAFLADPVSNMAMAYGSSLAAQGKELVDKNIDRFIPVTKLKYYFAVDTMYVGRKLGLLFFPYLHQDWEVQYQQDTPVAPRFDVNAPDLYIPAMAFITYVLVAGLALGTQDRFSPDLLGLQASSALAWLTVEVVAILLSLYLVTVNTDLTTIDLVAFLGYKYVGMIGGVLMGLLFGKIGYYLVLGWCCVAIFVFMIRTLRLKILAEAAAEGVPVRGARNQLRMYLTMAVAAAQPLLMYWLTFHLVR, encoded by the exons ATGGCCGACCCCCACCAGCTTTTTGATGACACAAGTTCAGCCCAAAGCCGGGGCTATGGGGCCCAGCGGGCACCTGGCGGCCTAGGCtaccctgcagcctctgccacgCCCCAGGCAGCCTTCCTGGCTGACCCGGTGTCCAACATGGCCATGGCTTATGGGAGCAGCCTGGCTGCGCAGGGCAAGGAGCTGGTGGATAAGAAC ATTGACCGCTTCATCCCCGTCACCAAGCTCAAGTATTACTTTGCTGTGGACACCATGTATGTGGGCAGAAAGCTGGGCCTGTTGTTCTTCCCCTACCTGCACCAG GATTGGGAGGTGCAGTACCAACAGGACACCCCGGTGGCCCCCCGCTTTGACGTCAATGCCCCGGACCTCTACATTCCAG CGATGGCTTTCATCACCTACGTTTTGGTGGCTGGTCTTGCGCTGGGGACCCAGGATAG GTTCTCCCCAGACCTCCTAGGGCTGCAGGCGAGCTCAGCCCTGGCCTGGCTGACCGTGGAGGTGGTGGCCATCCTGCTCAGCCTCTATCTGGTCACTGTCAACACCGACCTCACCACCATCGACCTGGTGGCCTTCTTGGGCTACAAGTATGTCGG gatGATTGGCGGGGTCCTCATGGGACTGCTCTTCGGGAAGATTGGCTACTACCTGGTGCTGGGCTGGTGCTGTGTGGCCATCTTTGTGTTCATG ATCCGGACCCTGCGGCTGAAGATCTTGGCAGAGGCAGCGGCTGAGGGGGTCCCGGTGCGTGGGGCCCGGAACCAGCTGCGCATGTACCTGACCATGGCAGTGGCAGCGGCACAACCTCTGCTCATGTACTGGCTCACCTTCCACCTGGTGCGGTGA
- the C21H19orf33 gene encoding immortalization up-regulated protein isoform X2, with protein MLLTKPKGLWERVRTQDAPSSSALCVKLQRRRPYCGGPRRPWPWDTSLAMEFDLGAALEPTSQKPGVGAGHGGDPKLSPHKVQGRSEAGAGPGPKQGHHSSSDSSSSSSDSDTDMKPHTTGSKQHESTPGKAKKPKVKKKKKEKGKKEAPH; from the exons ATGCTGCTCACCAAGCCGAAGGGGCTGTGGGAACGAGTTAGAACACAGGACGCCCCTAGCAGCAGCGCCCTGTGTGTGAAACTGCAGCGGAGGAGGCCATATTGTGGCG GGCCCAGGCGCCCTTGGCCTTGGGACACATCTCTGGCCATGGAGTTCGACCTCGGAGCAG CTCTGGAGCCAACCTCCCAGAAGCCAGGTGTTGGGGCGGGCCATGGGGGAGACCCCAAGCTCAGTCCCCACAAAGTTCAGGGCCGGTCGGAGGCAGGGGCAGGTCCGGGTCCAAAG CAAGGACACCACAGCTCTTCCGACTCCAGCAGCAGCTCCAGCGACTCGGACACGGATATGAAG CCCCACACCACTGGCTCCAAGCAGCACGAGAGCACCCCTGGCAAGGCCAAGAAGCCCAaagtgaagaagaagaaaaaggaaaagggcaaGAAGGAGGCTCCTCACTGA
- the C21H19orf33 gene encoding immortalization up-regulated protein isoform X1 translates to MAEAIACPSPSLLTEECWAVPGSQGWGPGQRLGGVFQHSSSGQVSALLPLLHSSAGPRRPWPWDTSLAMEFDLGAALEPTSQKPGVGAGHGGDPKLSPHKVQGRSEAGAGPGPKQGHHSSSDSSSSSSDSDTDMKPHTTGSKQHESTPGKAKKPKVKKKKKEKGKKEAPH, encoded by the exons ATGGCGGAGGCCATCGCCTGTCCATCTCCCTCACTCCTCACAGAGGAATGCTGGGCGGTGCCAGGCAGTCAGGGCTGGGGACCAGGACAGAGGTTGGGTGGGGTGTTTCAGCATTCCTCCAGCGGGCAGGTCTCAGCGCTCCTCCCACTGCTCCACTCCTCTGCAGGGCCCAGGCGCCCTTGGCCTTGGGACACATCTCTGGCCATGGAGTTCGACCTCGGAGCAG CTCTGGAGCCAACCTCCCAGAAGCCAGGTGTTGGGGCGGGCCATGGGGGAGACCCCAAGCTCAGTCCCCACAAAGTTCAGGGCCGGTCGGAGGCAGGGGCAGGTCCGGGTCCAAAG CAAGGACACCACAGCTCTTCCGACTCCAGCAGCAGCTCCAGCGACTCGGACACGGATATGAAG CCCCACACCACTGGCTCCAAGCAGCACGAGAGCACCCCTGGCAAGGCCAAGAAGCCCAaagtgaagaagaagaaaaaggaaaagggcaaGAAGGAGGCTCCTCACTGA